The DNA region CTCTTCTTAGATGAGCCAGCGGCGGGTATGAATCCACAGGAAACGACAGAATTGACTCAACTTATCCGTAAAATCAAAGAAGAGTTCAATATCACCATTATGCTAATTGAACACGATATGAGCTTGGTTATGGAAGTGACAGAGCGTATCTATGTCTTAGAATATGGTCGTTTGATCGCCCATGGAACACCTGAGGAAGTCCGTAGCGATAAGCGTGTTATTGAAGCATACCTTGGAGGTGAGGCCTAATGCCAATGTTGAAAGTTGAAAATCTATCGGTACATTATGGTGTCATTGAGGCGGTTAAAAATGTATCATTTGAAGTTAACGAAGGAGAAGTAGTGACGTTGATCGGTGCCAATGGTGCTGGTAAAACCTCAATCCTTCGTACGATTTCTGGTCTTGTTCGCCCATCGTTAGGGACAATTTCATTTCTTGGAAACGAAATACAAAAAATTCCTGCTCGTAAAATTGTGGCAGATGGGTTATCGCAAGTTCCAGAAGGTCGCCATATTTTTTCTGGTTTAACCGTTATGGAAAACCTAGAAATGGGTGCCTTCCTCCGAAATAACCGTGAGGAAAATCAAGCTAACTTGAAGAAGATTTTTTCCCGTTTTCCACGTTTGGAAGAGCGTAAAAATCAAGATGCAGCTACTCTTTCAGGTGGTGAACAACAGATGTTGGCAATGGGGCGTGCCCTGATGAGTCAGCCCAAACTCCTACTTCTTGATGAACCATCTATGGGACTGGCTCCAATTTTCATTCAAGAAATCTTTGACATCATCCAAGACATTCAAAAGCAAGGTACAACAGTACTCTTGATTGAGCAGAATGCTAATAAAGCTCTCGCTATTGCAGATCGCGGCTATGTTTTGGAAACAGGGAAAATCGTCCTCACAGGAACAGGAAAAGAACTTCTCACCTCAGAAGAAGTCAAGAAGGCTTATCTAGGTGGTTAAAACAGCCTACGAATAGGCTGTTTTAACCGGGAAATGGGAAACGCCGGCTGGCGTTTTTCATTGGTTCAAGGTCCGGGGGACCTTTTTAGGTTGGAAATTGAAACTGCCGGCAGGCAGTTTTCTTTTTGATAGTTTTATTCTATGTATTAGGAAAAGCAAAAGGTAAACATGTCCTTTTCTCAGCTTTATTTAGATAGCAGATAAGTACCAATAAGCGCTCTCCTCTGTCTAAATACTGGGAACAAGTTCTCCTACCTATACAGTGAGCTTCAAATATAGTATAATACTTTACGAAAATCAAAACCATATTTTGTCAACTTGCTTTGATGAGCTTCAGTTCTATCTACAGCTTCGTGTATTTTTTGATTTTCATTGAATATATTATTCCTATTTGGAGGTCTGTGTGATTAAAGTTGAAGAGATTTTGTCCAAGTTGTCACCCAATCAAAAGGTCAACTACGATAAGGTATTTCAAAAGATGGCTGCTTCCTGGCAGTCGACTGGTATTCGACCTAAGATTCTCATGCACGTCTGTTGTGCCCCATGTTCTACCTATACCTTGGAATACCTGACACAGTATGCTCAGGTAACTATTTATTTTGCTAATTCCAATATACACCCCAAGGCGGAATACCAACGGCGAGCGGCCGTAACGGCTCAGTTTGTCAGAGAATTTAATCAAAATACAGGTCAAAATGTAGGCTATTTGGAGGCGGACTATAGCCCTCAGGAATTTTTCAAGAAAACCCAACATCTGGCCAATGAGCCAGAAGGGGGAGATCGATGTAAAGTTTGTTATGATTATCGATTAGATAAGACGGCAGAAAAGGCAGTGGAGCTGGGGTTTGACTACTTTGGTTCTGCCCTAACAATCAGCCCTCATAAGAATTCTCAGACCATCAATGCTGTTGGAATTGAGGTGCAAAAACTATATGACACCCAATATCTTCCCAGTGATTTCAAGAAGAATGGCGGCTATCAGCGTTCGGTTCAGATGTGTGAAGAGTATGATATTTATCGTCAGTGTTACTGTGGTTGCGTCTACGGAGCCAATGCCCAAGGGATCAACCTGATACAGGTCAAAAAGGAAGCCTTGGAATTTCTGAAGGAGCATAAAGATTATTCTCACATCCCCTTTAAGGTCGTAGGAAAGGATTGATTTTTCATTTCCTTTCATAAAGCATTGAAATCGTTTTCGGATTTATGGTATAATTAAAGTAGGATCTACTAAGGAGGAAGTTCTATGTCTGTTAAAGATTTTATGACCCGTAAAGTCGTCTATATTTCCCCAGACACAACCGTTGCACATGCAGCTGACATCATGCGTGAACAGGATTTGCATCGTCTGCCAGTTATTGAAAATGATAAGTTGGTCGGTTTGGTGACAGAAGGAACCATTGCCGAGGCGAGCCCTTCTAAAGCAACTAGTCTATCAATCTATGAAATGAACTATCTACTCAATAAGACCAAGGTTAGGGATGTGATGATTAAGAATGTTATCACTGTTTCAGGTTACGCTAGTCTGGAAGATGCGACCTATCTTATGTATAAGAATAAAGTCGGGATTCTTCCAGTTGTAGACAATGGTCAGCTCTACGGAGTCATCACAGATCGGGATATTTTTGCGGCTTTTCTCCATGTTTCAGGTTATGGAGAAGAAGGAGTTCGTGCTCGTTTCCTTGTAGAAAATAAGGCAGGAGAATTAGAAAAAATTATCCGACTGGTGGCAGATAAGGATTACAATATCATATCAACTGTTCAACTTGCGACCAAATCTGGAAAGGTTGTTATTGAAGTCCAGATTGAGGGTAAGGTGGATGTTGCTGAAGTCCGTACCCTTTTTGAAAGTGCGGGCATCCAAGTTGACAGCTTAGTTCCAACCGTTGCCAAAAAGATTTAATAGCTGAGCTTCCTCAGATTTTTCTCCGGCTATTCTATTTCTAGCAAAGTAGTTTTAGATATATAAAGACATGCATCTCTGACTAGGGATGCATGTTCGCTATTTTTATGGAGGAGACTAAGGCATCAAGCGTTGCTCCAGAATGGTACAAAAAACACAGAAGAGGTTGGGGCTTGAACTCCCTCAAGTCAACTTCTTCTGTGCTTTATTCTCTGTTCGTTTTTGTCTGTATCCCTTTTACAAGGTGACCGAATAAGGAAATAGAATCGTAGATAAACTGAATAGCCATCCCCTTAGTGGCGTTCGAGCGGCTCTTTATTCCGGTCTAACGTAAAGCCTTCACCGAGGACCTCATGAGCATCAGTGATGGTGATAAAAGCGTGTGGATCTATTCTCCGAATGAGTTCTTTCATCTCTTGGAGCTGACTCTTGTAGATGACGGAGTAGATCATATTGACATCTGTTTTGCTATAAAATCCTTGAGCTTTTATCAGGGTAACACCGCGCTCAATTTCATTATCAATAGCTTGGGCTAGTTGTTCGGATTTTTGAGAAACAATCATGACCCCCTTGCTACCGTACCCACCTTCTGTTACAAAGTCAATGACCTTAGAGGCAACGGCAACCATCATTAAGGTATAAAGGACCGTGCGAAGGTCTTTAAAAACAATGACAATCAGCGTTAGAACGAGTATATCAACTGCTAAGATAATCTGTCCGATTGAGAAGGAAGTGTATTTATGACCGATACGGGCAATAATGTCGCTTCCGCCAGTCGTTCCACCAGCTCGGAAGATAATTCCCAGTCCCAGCCCCATAAGGATACCACCTAAAATACTAACTAAAATTAAATCTTGTTGAAGATTGATTGAAAAATGAATTTTTTCAAAAATAGCCAGCCAAACAGTGACGCTAAGTGTTCCTAGAAGACTGAG from Streptococcus ruminantium includes:
- a CDS encoding ABC transporter ATP-binding protein, with the protein product MPMLKVENLSVHYGVIEAVKNVSFEVNEGEVVTLIGANGAGKTSILRTISGLVRPSLGTISFLGNEIQKIPARKIVADGLSQVPEGRHIFSGLTVMENLEMGAFLRNNREENQANLKKIFSRFPRLEERKNQDAATLSGGEQQMLAMGRALMSQPKLLLLDEPSMGLAPIFIQEIFDIIQDIQKQGTTVLLIEQNANKALAIADRGYVLETGKIVLTGTGKELLTSEEVKKAYLGG
- a CDS encoding epoxyqueuosine reductase QueH → MIKVEEILSKLSPNQKVNYDKVFQKMAASWQSTGIRPKILMHVCCAPCSTYTLEYLTQYAQVTIYFANSNIHPKAEYQRRAAVTAQFVREFNQNTGQNVGYLEADYSPQEFFKKTQHLANEPEGGDRCKVCYDYRLDKTAEKAVELGFDYFGSALTISPHKNSQTINAVGIEVQKLYDTQYLPSDFKKNGGYQRSVQMCEEYDIYRQCYCGCVYGANAQGINLIQVKKEALEFLKEHKDYSHIPFKVVGKD
- a CDS encoding CBS domain-containing protein, producing the protein MSVKDFMTRKVVYISPDTTVAHAADIMREQDLHRLPVIENDKLVGLVTEGTIAEASPSKATSLSIYEMNYLLNKTKVRDVMIKNVITVSGYASLEDATYLMYKNKVGILPVVDNGQLYGVITDRDIFAAFLHVSGYGEEGVRARFLVENKAGELEKIIRLVADKDYNIISTVQLATKSGKVVIEVQIEGKVDVAEVRTLFESAGIQVDSLVPTVAKKI
- a CDS encoding YitT family protein; its protein translation is MVRLKNSLFILLGAGLFAFGLNYLIMPNRLFEGGATGLTLIIYYLFRIQPWIMNIVFNIPLFILGWKILGKKTLYLSLLGTLSVTVWLAIFEKIHFSINLQQDLILVSILGGILMGLGLGIIFRAGGTTGGSDIIARIGHKYTSFSIGQIILAVDILVLTLIVIVFKDLRTVLYTLMMVAVASKVIDFVTEGGYGSKGVMIVSQKSEQLAQAIDNEIERGVTLIKAQGFYSKTDVNMIYSVIYKSQLQEMKELIRRIDPHAFITITDAHEVLGEGFTLDRNKEPLERH